The window aaaataaaaaaaaaaatatgaataaaaaaggatatacaatcaatatataataataacaataacaataacaataaaatataaaagtcACCTATTTATCTGTTCtagctattttttttcagattCTTTGAGCAGTTTTTCTTGAAGTTGATGCTTTTTATATGCAGGAATCATAAACTTTTCAGTAAAGTGTTGACCTGGCAGGATTGGCGCAGTTTCTAAAATATCCTTAATCTTTTCTTCATCAGAGGCTGTGCTTGGAATACATCTATACAAATAGTAATCTAACTCATCTTCAGGGTTGGTAGACTCTctaaataattttggaTGAAAAGTTACACCATCTTCAATTCTCTTCTTAGCCAATTCTCTTTGGTTTTCCTCAATCTTGTATTTCTCCTCGGTAGCCACTTCATGATCACGAACAGCCAAGGCGTCTGTAACCTTTTTCCATAATTTCCTAGATTCATATTCACCTTGTTCATCCAAACTTCTAACTTTTGGTTTTAATGGATGTGTCTTGTTGACATCCAACAAAACCTGTTTTTTATGACCTTTCCCTCTCAAACTCTTGATATACATAATATCATTCCACTTACCGCTGATTTCGTAATAATCATTCCCTTTATAATCTTTAATAACGCCCTCAATAGCATCGTAGGTACCTGATATAAATCCTTTGGTCTTGAACTCAATATCAACATGATAGGTAGGCCCCTTGATGATCATATGGTCCCCTAACTCAATACGCATTTTACCAAACAAAACGCCTCTCACGTAAACATTAGGTTGAGTAAAAGTATATTTTTCCGGTCCGCTATTTCTAGGATCTTTCATGTCCAAAAACGACAAAACAGCTAGCCCTTCCATCATAGCAGCAGAAGAATTTCCCAAAAATCTAGATCTAGGAAAAACGACACCATCAACTCTAATCTGGGATTCAGGAATCATATAGAAATAAGCCGACTTTGGTGGATGGTGGCTGGTCTGTTCTGAAATGTAAAAAGCCTGCTCTTTGTTTGGCAAATCCCAATAACAAGTGAAATATTCACCTAAAACAGGGTTCAACGGTTTTTTAACAGCTCTAGGAGCAATATGCCAACCAGACAAATACCACTTGACAACCTTAACAAAACGTTCCAATGGGTCCTTCTCGGCATGGGCATCTAGCAATATATCAGGTTGTTGTAATTGGTTAGTGATTCTCTCTAAcatagattttttttccaaaataaagGTTGGCAACGTGATCCTTGATAAATCACAACCAGGCTTTAATTGGGAAATAATACCTAACAAGATACTTTGGCCACCTTCATCGGTTTCATCTATATCATCCGTATCTAAAGTACTACTTCCACTGGTTTTTTCCTGGCTAGTAGAATTACTACCACTATCTTGGTGGTTATTATGGTATTGGTTACCTTGGGTTACGACATTTGAAGAAGAGGATGAATCAACTGATTGagaagatttattttcaccaCCAGAACTACCTCCACTTATTCCCTTTAACATTCCTAACGGCATGATATCTTATAAGTTAATATACGTTCCTCTTTATGCTATTGTTGTAATCTATAATAGGAAGATAGGGGAGGGGGGAATTATTGTTGTAGGACAATTAATTGTAACGACAGAAGAAAggaaggagaaaaaaaaaaaaaaaaaaaaagatttgaatGTTCTTTGTATATGATACTTAAGTTCTTTTGCTACTTAATCTTAGACCAACACTTTATCAGGAGCAAATTGGaattgataaataaaattaactgcaaaatgtttaaacaaaatatgttccgtaaaatttaaaaagcacaaaaaaaataaaaaaaaaaagacgaAGGAGAAAGAGAAGGAGAAGGGGGGAAGGAAAAATTCAACATCAAGCCAGCAAGTAAATCACGGGCAGAAGAAAAATcgttgtaaaaaaaatttttttaataacaataatacacTAATACGTTATTCACTAGATTTATTTCAACTCCTATTTATTTCAGTATTTATTtcagtgttttttttttttttttttttttctttttaaattcataTTTGTTGAATAAGGCATTACTGGAACTTGACTAATTATAGTATATTATGTATGCACATACAAACTATTCATATGTAGAAATAgtacacacacatatatatatatatgatattattattttgggAATCATTGATTATTTATGAGTACGTTCTAGTAACGCGAATTGTCGTTccttaaaacaaaaatcaGCACATGCTTATCTTTTTCGAACAAGACAAGTTCTGCTTtcaagaaacaaaaaaaaaaatatatatatgtaaaatTCATCAATAGTAATTACAACAGTAGGTAAGTACTCGCTCGAGCCAATTAGTATTTAGGCATCTacttaaattatatataatggtttgtttttttttttttataacttgtctaaatctttttttttccccccttCTCTTCAATTCGCCAGTGAAAAGgggaaaggaaaaaaaaaaaaaaaaaaaaaaaaaaaaaatttcaaacaTGAAATGGACCTACTGGCTTATTCACCAACTAAGCAATTATACGAAATACAACTTTAAATTGTTAATTccactttatttttttctaaacaTTAAACTGTGGTCTTCTCAACCACCACGGAAGGATGATGATGGTTATGCTGTTGCTTTTCATGTTGCTGCTGAGCTCCAACCGTTGTTACTTCCGCAGATGCCAGTTGCTCTTTTTGTTGCTGCAAATCCTCAGAGGACGTTTCTGATTTGGGTCGTTTATTTGGTTCTACCGTTTTCAATTgcctcctttttttattcttcttAACCGGTCTTTCCTCGCCTTCTTCGTAAACACAATCCGGCAAATCATAAACTTTCACATATCTGATAATCAACGAAAAGGTATTGGCATCTTCATATTCAGGATATGAACGACATAGATTGAAATAATCCGTGCATGGGACATGAATATCaactcttttcttttcatctAAATCAACATCTAATCCAATATACATGGTAGTTATATGAACCTTCTGCATCTTACTGATTTCACTGTCATTCTTGTTTTCCTCTGTGACGACTGGATATATGGATAGCATCCCCTCTGTTTTATGTGTACCATACttattcaaaatatctttatattcCTCGTTGTCATTGAAAGCATACGTTATCTCAAATGGCTTAGTGTAGGGATGTGCCAACTTAATCCCACTCAACGGTTCCAGCTTTTGAACCAACAATCTTAGCTTACTTTCTACCAAACCACTCCACTTCAAATGTTGCTCGTCTGTACCACGAGTGGATACCATAACCGTTAAATAGAATTTGTACTTATAGAAAAAGTTATGTTTGGCAAACAAATCACACCAGGTTTTAGTGTGCTGGAAAATCTCTGAGCAAACTTCCGCACCCCTTTGCAACTCTGATAGTATGACCTTTTTGGTAGACTCACTTATATTATGGGTAGCACACATTGATGGATATGCAGGCGTGATCACAGGCATTTTATGAGATCTATCCTGTGCATATATTCTTGGGTTCCAAACACGGACCTGCAAGGGCCCATCTTCAATGGG is drawn from Saccharomycodes ludwigii strain NBRC 1722 chromosome V, whole genome shotgun sequence and contains these coding sequences:
- the OSH6 gene encoding oxysterol-binding protein OSH6 (similar to Saccharomyces cerevisiae YHR001W | OSH7 | OxySterol binding protein Homolog (paralog of YKR003W | OSH6)), with the translated sequence MPLGMLKGISGGSSGGENKSSQSVDSSSSSNVVTQGNQYHNNHQDSGSNSTSQEKTSGSSTLDTDDIDETDEGGQSILLGIISQLKPGCDLSRITLPTFILEKKSMLERITNQLQQPDILLDAHAEKDPLERFVKVVKWYLSGWHIAPRAVKKPLNPVLGEYFTCYWDLPNKEQAFYISEQTSHHPPKSAYFYMIPESQIRVDGVVFPRSRFLGNSSAAMMEGLAVLSFLDMKDPRNSGPEKYTFTQPNVYVRGVLFGKMRIELGDHMIIKGPTYHVDIEFKTKGFISGTYDAIEGVIKDYKGNDYYEISGKWNDIMYIKSLRGKGHKKQVLLDVNKTHPLKPKVRSLDEQGEYESRKLWKKVTDALAVRDHEVATEEKYKIEENQRELAKKRIEDGVTFHPKLFRESTNPEDELDYYLYRCIPSTASDEEKIKDILETAPILPGQHFTEKFMIPAYKKHQLQEKLLKESEKK
- the PAP1 gene encoding polynucleotide adenylyltransferase PAP1 (similar to Saccharomyces cerevisiae YKR002W | PAP1 | Poly(A) Polymerase) — its product is MNNNRNIGKSDLSTNIGNGGNGANNKITKVLGVTGPISTASPTSDENKLNDELIEELKRENSFETEQETLKRVDVLKILQELAQKFVFMVSKNKNMSDGMAKDAGGKVFTFGSYRLGVHGPGSDIDTLVVVPKHVTREDFFTVFDALLRERPELEEIAPVPDAFVPIIKIKFSGISIDLICARLDIPQVPLNLTLSDKNLLRNLDEKDLRALNGTRVTDEILQLVPKPNAFRIALRAIKLWAQRRAIYANVFGFPGGVAWAMLVARICQLYPNACSAVIVAKFFHILNKWNWPQPVLLKPIEDGPLQVRVWNPRIYAQDRSHKMPVITPAYPSMCATHNISESTKKVILSELQRGAEVCSEIFQHTKTWCDLFAKHNFFYKYKFYLTVMVSTRGTDEQHLKWSGLVESKLRLLVQKLEPLSGIKLAHPYTKPFEITYAFNDNEEYKDILNKYGTHKTEGMLSIYPVVTEENKNDSEISKMQKVHITTMYIGLDVDLDEKKRVDIHVPCTDYFNLCRSYPEYEDANTFSLIIRYVKVYDLPDCVYEEGEERPVKKNKKRRQLKTVEPNKRPKSETSSEDLQQQKEQLASAEVTTVGAQQQHEKQQHNHHHPSVVVEKTTV